The following coding sequences are from one Rutidosis leptorrhynchoides isolate AG116_Rl617_1_P2 chromosome 11, CSIRO_AGI_Rlap_v1, whole genome shotgun sequence window:
- the LOC139874960 gene encoding uncharacterized protein, producing the protein MLEAVASHDMWIWHAFFGMTGSNNNINVLNNSPLFDALKNGSVPPASFTVNGHHYTKGYYLADGIYPDWATLIKGYSQPTDDKRTKFKRFQESARKDVERTFGILQGRFAILKSPARVIRFNKLKEYMNTCILLHNMIQEDNDFQIS; encoded by the coding sequence ATGCTCGAAGCGGTTGCTTCACATGATATGTGGATTTGGCATGCATTTTTTGGTATGACGGGTTcgaataataacattaatgttctaaataattCCCCTCTTTTTGATGCACTTAAAAATGGATCGGTGCCACCAGCATCATTTACTGTAAATGGGCACCACTACACAAAAGGCTATTATCTTGCTGATGGTATATATCCGGATTGGGCAACCCTTATTAAAGGTTATTCACAACCAACGGATGACAAACGTACAAAGTTCAAAAGGTTTCAAGAAAGTGCCCGAAAAGATGTTGAAAGAACATTTGGTATTCTTCAAGGTAGATTTGCTATTTTGAAATCCCCCGCTAGAGTAATAAGATTCAATAAATTAAAGGAATACATGAATACTTGTATTTTGTTGCATAATATGATTCAAGAGGATAACGATTTCCAAATTAGCTAA